DNA sequence from the Piliocolobus tephrosceles isolate RC106 chromosome 9, ASM277652v3, whole genome shotgun sequence genome:
CAGGAGTTCTTTAGGAATCATGAGTAACTTTTGGGCTTTTCTGCATATAAAAGTGTAAGTATCATATTATGTAATAATTCATGTAATTATCCTTATTTAGGAATGTTtaatatacttcttttttctcttcacagattctgTCAGCTTTTAAGAACAAATGCACCTTATAGCTCatggaagaaaaaacacaaatcaagACGTTTTTGGGTTCCAAGTTGCCAAAGTATGGAACAAAATCTGTAAGAAGTACATTGCAGCCGATGCCAAATGGGACACCTGTTAATTTATTAGGAACTTCCAAGAATAGTAATGTCAAAAGTTACATCAAAAATAATGGCTCTGATTGTCCATCATCTCATTCATTTAAttggagaaaagcaaataaatatcaaCCTTGTGCACAAGGTGCTGAAGAGCCTAACAATACTCAAAATTCACATGATAAAATAATTGATCCTGGAAAACGTGTTCCTACTCAAGGAATGTTTGATAAAAATGGGATGAAGGGAGGTTTGAAAAGTGTTTCTTTATTCACATCAAAGTTAGCAAAGCCATCCACtatgtttgtgtcatctacagaGGAGTTAAACCAAAAGTCTTTTTCTGGACCATCAAATTTGGGTAAATTCACCAAAGGCACATTATTAGGAAGGACTTCATATTCTTCGGTCAATACTCCAAAATCACAGTTGAATGGATTTTATGGAAACCGGTCGGCTGGTAGCATGCAAAGGCCTAAAGCAAACTCCTCTGCCACCAGAAGCAGTTCTGGAGAAAGCTTAGCTCAATCCCCAGACAGTAGTAAATCTGTTAATTGTGAAAAAATGGTAAGGTCACAGAGTTTTTCACATTCCATTCAGAATTCATTCCTTCCACCTTCATCTATAACCAGATCACATTCCTTTAATAGAGCTGTGGATCTTACAAAGCCTTATCAGAATCAACAGCTATCCATTAGAGTGCCTCTACGGTCAAGTATGCTAACAAGAAATTCCCGGCAGTCGGAAGTACTCAATGGGAATGAACATTTGGGGTATGGATTTAATAGGCCTTATGCTGCTGGTGGAAAGAAGTTGGCTTTACTAAATGGCCCCGGTGTAACTTCTACTTTAGGTTATAGAATGGTTCATCCCTCTCTACTGAAATCTAGCCGATCTCCATTTTCTGGGACTATCACAGTtgatggaaataaaaattcaccTGCTGACACATGTGTAGAGGAAGATGCTACAGTTTTGGCTAAGGACAGAGCTACTAATAAGGACCAAGAACTGATTGAAAATGAAAGTTATAGAACAAAAAACAACCAGACTGTGAAACATCATGCTAAAATTAGATACCTGAGTGATGATGTGGATGACATTTCCTTGTCATCTTTGTCATCTTCTGATAAGAATGATTTAAGTGAAGACTTTAGTGATGATTTTATAGATATAGAAGACTCCAACAGAACTAGAATAACTCCAGAGGAAATGTGtctcaaagaagagaaagatgaaaatgcACCACCACAGGATATATTTGATTCccccaaggaaaatgaaaaagtcttCAGtaaaactgatgaatggatagacATAAGTGTCTCTGGTAAATATTACTAACCTTaagtttttttgctttcttttaggTAATATAACTGAACTTATATTTAGGATTATCTTCAGATAGATTTCAAGATATTATCAGTTTCACGGAGGGATGGATCTAGACAAAATTGGGGTGGGGCaacatttattttcctgtgaCTTCCATACCCCATTTTTCACCCTATCCAAGACaatattaataacatttgttATTAATTATAACATTTGTTGTTCTTTGGCTATTATACACAGCCTATTCCTGCTTAGTATAGACAGTGCTTCTAATTGACTTTTCCCCTACTTACCTCAACCAGCATGGTATGCCATTACACAAACCATCTCTTCTCTTAGGGTAGCATTTCATTGCTATTTGTTAAGAGTAAAGCTGTACCAAAGGGGAAATTAGATAATACAGGTTATGTCTAATCTGATGGATTTTTTTATCTTAGGAAATTTTTCTTGTTTAGCAATTTTTGTAGATGCACTTCCTGAgagaggtttatttatttattaaactgaAGAAAGTGAAATAATACCTGTTAAACATTTCCTCTTATGTTTGATTATCCTGTTACTAAATGCTGGAGAAAATGTATTTGGTATTTGTACATCCATATACCTGAATAAAGAACAACTAAAGGGATTAGACATAGACGTGGTATAATGAGGGGACTAGATCATGCATAGAGATGCATGTACAAACCCTTGATTGTCTATAGGTCTTCTAAAAGAGACTACCAGAAcaagtttatttccttttaggGAGGCAATTATGAGTACCCTACATTATTTAATCTATGAAGTTAAATAGTGTACACAGAGGAAAAGGAGTTTCCTGGCCAGTGTTTAAATATCTTGGGAAATATTATAGGTATATGAaggtttatttacatttttggaaATATTACAGAAGTGAAAGATGactaaatgaattttctttttgtctattagaaaatatttcagtagattattttaaagattttgccTCTTGATGTTTTATTGCTTAGGATATAGAAAGTGCTGCAGTTATGAGTGCTTTTTTTGAGCCAGCTTTTTTGCTATGACATACCAGATTATTAGCACTTATATTTTTAGGACATGAGaaacaattatatttttgtgaatcAATAACCTTTTTTCTCTTGAAGACAGGAGTGAATGTACAAAACATACTTCTGGGAATAATTTGGTTTCACCAGATACAGACTACAGAGCTGGTTCTTCGTTTGAACTATCTCCATCTGATAGCTCTGATGGAACATACATGTGGGATGAAGAAGGCTTGGAACCCATTGGAAATGTCCATCCGGTTGGGAGCTATGAGTCCTCTGAAATGAACAGCATAGTATGTATGGATTTATATACTCTTGGAATATTTTGTTTACCCTACTATAGAGAGACTTGTGatatgattgattttttaaaaaatttatgaattAACTTTACTGCTTTGAGAAATGGGAATTCATATTTGTTAAGAGCCTATAAAATATCTGACTCTAATGTGAAATAAAGCATAGAGAATATATGACATTTGACATAAATATACTCaacatgtgtacatacatattcatcatacatatgtgcatattgTATTAGTAGGTTAATCtatgccagtggttctcaaagatGGGGGGAGGAGGTCAATGACTGGAAGTGGTTTTGGTTGTCATATTGATGAGTACTTcttggcatctagtgggtagatgCCAGGGATGTTGTTTAACATCCCACAGTGCACAAGACAGAGACCACAATGAATTATCTAGCCTAAGATGGCAGTAGTGCTGCTGTTGAGAAACCTTGGTCTATGCTATACTGAGGTAACATTGAAGTGCCAACTCTGAACGGGATAATACAAGTATATTTTTTTACTCTTAGAAAGTCTGTTGTGGGTCTGGACAGCTCTCTAGGACAGCTGTCTTGAGTGATCTAAACTGCTTTGATTTTGGGGCTTGACCATCTTTTGAGGTCCCTTCTTGTCACTATGGCAGAGGAAGAGAGTGCCAGAGGGTCTCACACATACAATTACTTGCATTGGCCTGCAGGCAACA
Encoded proteins:
- the CCSER2 gene encoding serine-rich coiled-coil domain-containing protein 2, with amino-acid sequence MEEKTQIKTFLGSKLPKYGTKSVRSTLQPMPNGTPVNLLGTSKNSNVKSYIKNNGSDCPSSHSFNWRKANKYQPCAQGAEEPNNTQNSHDKIIDPGKRVPTQGMFDKNGMKGGLKSVSLFTSKLAKPSTMFVSSTEELNQKSFSGPSNLGKFTKGTLLGRTSYSSVNTPKSQLNGFYGNRSAGSMQRPKANSSATRSSSGESLAQSPDSSKSVNCEKMVRSQSFSHSIQNSFLPPSSITRSHSFNRAVDLTKPYQNQQLSIRVPLRSSMLTRNSRQSEVLNGNEHLGYGFNRPYAAGGKKLALLNGPGVTSTLGYRMVHPSLLKSSRSPFSGTITVDGNKNSPADTCVEEDATVLAKDRATNKDQELIENESYRTKNNQTVKHHAKIRYLSDDVDDISLSSLSSSDKNDLSEDFSDDFIDIEDSNRTRITPEEMCLKEEKDENAPPQDIFDSPKENEKVFSKTDEWIDISVSDRSECTKHTSGNNLVSPDTDYRAGSSFELSPSDSSDGTYMWDEEGLEPIGNVHPVGSYESSEMNSIDILNNLESCDLEDDDLMLDVDLPEDAPLENVECDNMNRFDRSDRNVRQPQEGFWKRPPQRWSGQEHYHLSHPDHYHHHGKSDLSRGSPYRESPLGHFESYGGMPFFQAQKMFVDVPENTVILDEMTLRHMVQDCTAVKTQLLKLKRLLHQHDGSGSLHDIQLSLPSSPEPEDGDKVYKTEDLLNEIKQLKEEIKKKDEKIQLLELQLATQHICHQKCKEEKCTYADKYTQTPWRRIPPQVLQPSSSLPRPTDHTQGKLIKPQHIEAHSECAIQDMHQGVAHLEESFTQVLQQESNYGLEEQPFSSGPQLTMDVAKSTPSEANLNITVNAQEPYHLANNQISDMQFTPTSLQTPPESSTVDQAKRVGRNQSPPVGYVSQPKSLQLLKPSILSSLVPPPVSESSPSRTSTCKKSPIIATCNSAKLQPTSSQTNLANNQNLKASKLRPPSGSFKQKQTNSPQLEPQSFQAKTSIPRPLTQRKEIMQNPNGNLHSGDCLASNRYSRLPKPKIH